In Heliangelus exortis chromosome W, bHelExo1.hap1, whole genome shotgun sequence, the following proteins share a genomic window:
- the LOC139789283 gene encoding zinc finger protein 501-like produces MSYTCPDCGKGFSRRWNFIQHQRINMGKKPFKCSECGKAFTQNSHLSRHHRIHKGERPYKCLECGKEFTQRSHLSRHHLIHTGEKLYPCTHCGKAFNNSTSWINHQHVHTGEKPYTCPQCGKGFTRSLSLTQHLRIHTGECPYKCPDCGKSFARSSDVNTHCLIHTGEKPYLCPHCSKSFRESSHLLRHQRHHRGE; encoded by the exons ATGTCCTACACCTGCCCTGACTGCGGGAAAGGATTTAGCAGGAGATGGAATTTCATCCAGCATCAACGGATCAATATGGGtaaaaaaccctttaaatgtTCCGAGTGTGGGAAGGCGTTTACCCAGAATTCCCATTTATCACGGCATCACCGCATTCACAAGGGAGAGAGACCCtataagtgtctggagtgtgggaaggagtttacCCAGCGTTCCCATTTATCACGCCATCACCTCATCCATACAGGAGAGAAGTTGTATCCCTGCACTCACTGCGGGAAGGCCTTCAACAATAGCACCTCTTGGATTAATCACCAACATGTCCACACTGGGGAAAAACCCTACACATGTCCCCAGTGTGGGAAGGGCTTCACAAGAAGTTTAAGTCTTACCCAACACCTACGGATCCATACGGGTGAATGTCCCTACAAATGTCCCGACTGTGGGAAGAGCTTTGCCAGGAGCTCTGATGTAAACAc GCACTGTCTCATCCACACAGGGGAGAAACCCTACTTGTGTCCCCACTGCTCCAAGAGCTTCAGGGAAAGCTCCCACTTGTTGAGACATCAGCGCCATCATAGGGGTGAATAA